A window from Phaeocystidibacter marisrubri encodes these proteins:
- the rnpA gene encoding ribonuclease P protein component, producing MDKRFPKSEHLCSKPLFADLMENGSGFTAFPLRLVWKEVKLSHEGPYQIAFSVSKRRFKRAVDRNRMKRVLREAWRHQKSEVIREIDGVQYAFLIVYVSSEMLDFNELLPVMEKAIDKWKSKK from the coding sequence ATGGACAAGCGCTTTCCAAAATCTGAACACCTCTGCAGCAAACCCCTGTTCGCCGATCTCATGGAGAATGGGAGTGGCTTCACGGCGTTTCCACTCAGATTGGTTTGGAAAGAGGTTAAGCTTTCTCATGAAGGTCCTTACCAAATCGCCTTTTCGGTCAGCAAGCGACGTTTTAAAAGAGCAGTCGACCGAAACCGGATGAAGCGTGTCCTCCGCGAAGCATGGCGACATCAAAAGTCGGAAGTCATTCGCGAAATTGACGGTGTACAATACGCCTTCCTCATCGTATATGTGTCTAGCGAGATGCTCGATTTCAACGAACTTCTACCTGTAATGGAAAAAGCCATTGACAAGTGGAAATCTAAAAAGTGA